The following coding sequences are from one Musa acuminata AAA Group cultivar baxijiao chromosome BXJ1-6, Cavendish_Baxijiao_AAA, whole genome shotgun sequence window:
- the LOC103989352 gene encoding leucine-rich repeat receptor protein kinase HPCA1 isoform X2: MECGSCLHGVGLGCLVCLLILALGTLFTSADTLPNEASALVGVASNWQNIPSTWAGEDPCSSHWDGVKCSNSHIISITLSNLGISGILSEEIEGLPELVHLELSYNVDLNGPIPHSIGNLVKLQKLILVGCGFSGNIPPELGRLSSLSFLSLNSNHLRGPIPGALGNLSSVHWLDITDNMISGSIPVSDGTNLGLDMLTNCQHFHFSKNNLSGPIPPSLFHSEMKLLHVILDNNHLSGSIPTTIGLMRTLEDVRLDGNELSGNVPPNLNNLTRLVDLRLSNNQLTGPLPNLTGIDGLTYLDLSNNSFDESEVPSWFSTSQSLTTIILEYLSISGQIPTSLFVSQLQTVRLRNNRFNGTLDLSGQISSRLSLVDLQHNNIQKINTGNYLQELILVDNPYCEEGESGSKYCTIPQQSSDTTSTPNCRNSLCPLDQDMDSHCSCSCPYRGTIYFLLQYFSDINNSSHYFSLGTSLYHGCLEYQVPVSSVSALNPYMNNDHYLQIDLKFFPDRKVYFDESEVFLISSLFNNRNFTVPPEFGPYYFRGQQYIFQGTVPGSKLKKGPPVIGATVGVIVLLSAIICLLILHKKRKAKEAASRFQFSGLWNLSTSSSSIPQLTGSRIFSLEEIRKCTKNFSEENCIGSGAYGKVYRGVLADGQVVAVKRAQQGSAQGNQEFKTEIEMLSRVHHKNLVSLVGLCIDHNEKIVVYEYVPNGTLRESLSGKSGIRMDWKRRLRVAHGAASGLAYLHELANPPIIHRDIKSNNILLDHRLNAKVSDFGLSRTLFDDAKRHITTQVKGTVGYLDPEYYMTQQLTEKSDVYSFGVLLLELVTARKPIEEGQYVVRQVKDAIDKQKNLLNLDELLDPTIATVSALRGLENFINLAMKCVEDESRDRPSMSEVVKEIENIMQVADVNSTAEYGSTSPPFAGKIGGGLAGTGEDFEYSSDPFSPKTESK; this comes from the exons ATGGAGTGTGGTTCTTGTCTTCATGGTGTGGGACTGGGCTGTCTAGTTTGCTTACTGATCCTTGCGCTTGGGACTTTGTTCACTTCAGCAGATACACTTCCTAATGAAG CTTCTGCTCTGGTTGGTGTGGCTAGTAATTGGCAGAACATTCCAAGTACCTGGGCTGGTGAGGATCCTTGCAGCAGCCACTGGGATGGAGTCAAATGTTCAAATTCTCATATAATTTCAAT AACCTTATCAAACTTGGGCATAAGCGGGATTCTATCTGAAGAAATTGAGGGTCTGCCAGAGTTGGTTCATTT GGAACTGTCGTATAATGTAGATTTGAATGGACCAATCCCCCATTCCATTGGGAATTTGGTGAAACTGCAAAAATT AATCCTTGTTGGTTGCGGATTTAGTGGCAACATTCCACCAGAACTAGGGAGGCTATCGAGTCTATCGTTTTT ATCtctgaactccaaccatttacgtgGACCAATTCCCGGAGCTCTTGGTAATTTGTCATCAGTGCACTGGCTGGATATTACTGATAATATGATTTCCGGATCGATCCCTGTCTCTGATGGCACAAATCTTGGTTTGGATATGTTAACCAACTGCCAGCACTT CCATTTTAGCAAGAACAACCTCTCTGGGCCAATTCCACCCAGTCTCTTCCATTCAGAAATGAAACTGCTACATGT GATTTTAGATAACAATCATTTATCAGGAAGCATCCCAACAACAATAGGATTGATGAGAACTCTGGAAGATGT GCGGCTTGACGGGAATGAACTCAGTGGAAATGTGCCTCCAAACCTCAACAACCTTACAAGATTGGTAGACCT GCGCCTGTCAAATAACCAACTTACTGGTCCCTTGCCAAATCTAACTGGAATAGATGGACTAACATACTT GGACTTGAGTAACAACAGTTTTGACGAATCAGAAGTTCCATCCTGGTTTTCAACCTCTCAATCATTGACAACAAT AATCCTGGAGTACTTGTCTATTTCAGGGCAGATACCGACATCTCTATTTGTCTCACAATTGCAGACTGT GAGGCTTAGAAACAATCGCTTTAATGGCACTCTGGACCTCAGCGGCCAAATCAGCAGCCGGCTTTCACTTGTTGATTTGCAGCATAATAATATTCAGAAGATAAACACTGGAAATTACTTGCAAGAGCTAAT ACTTGTCGATAATCCATATTGTGAGGAAGGAGAATCAGGAAGCAAGTATTGCACAATTCCACAGCAATCCAGTGATACCACCTCAACACCCAACTGCAGAAACAGTTTATGTCCTCTAGATCAAGATATGGACTCCCATTGCAGTTGTTCATGTCCATATAGGGGAACTATATATTTTCTGCTCCAATATTTCTCTGACATTAATAATTCATCACACTACTTTTCTTTGGGAACTTCTTTATACCATGGATGTCTGGAATATCAAGTTCCTGTCAGCTCAGTTTCTGCCCTAAATCCTTACATGAACAATGACCACTATCTTCAGATTGATTTGAAGTTCTTTCCAGATAGAAAAGTTTATTTTGATGAATCTGAGGTTTTCCTTATCTCATCTTTGTTCAACAATCGGAACTTTACTGTTCCACCTGAATTCGGACCCTATTATTTCAGAGGCCAACAATATATATTTCAAG GAACAGTACCaggttcaaaattaaaaaagggTCCCCCTGTAATTGGTGCAACAGTTGGTGTAATTGTTCTTTTATCAGCAATAATATGTTTGCTCATTCTTCACAAGAAGAGAAAGGCTAAGGAGGCTGCTTCACGATTTCAATTTTCTG GATTGTGGAATCTCAGCACAAGTAGCAGTAGCATTCCACAGCTGACAGGGTCAAGAATTTTCTCACTTGAAGAGATAAGGAAATGCACCAAGAACTTCTCGGAAGAGAACTGTATCGGAAGTGGTGCTTATGGAAAG GTATACCGAGGAGTATTAGCTGATGGACAAGTTGTTGCCGTCAAAAGAGCTCAGCAGGGATCAGCACAAGGTAATCAGGAGTTCAAAACAGAGATTGAGATGCTGAGTAGGGTGCACCACAAAAACTTGGTCAGTCTTGTTGGTTTGTGCATCGACCACAATGAGAAAATAGTGGTGTATGAGTATGTTCCAAATGGCACTCTCAGGGAAAGTCTATCAG GTAAGTCTGGAATACGTATGGATTGGAAAAGGAGGCTTCGAGTTGCCCATGGTGCAGCCAGCGGTCTTGCCTATCTGCACGAGCTCGCAAACCCCCCCATCATTCACAGAGACATCAAGTCCAACAACATCCTTCTTGATCATCGTCTCAACGCAAAAGTCTCCGACTTTGGTCTCTCCAGAACATTGTTTGATGACGCTAAACGCCACATTACTACGCAAGTCAAAGGCACAGTG GGCTACTTGGATCCCGAATACTACATGACGCAGCAGTTGACGGAGAAGAGCGACGTCTACAGCTTCGGCGTTCTGCTGCTGGAGCTGGTGACTGCAAGAAAGCCAATAGAAGAAGGACAATACGTCGTGAGACAGGTGAAGGATGCTATAGACAAGCAGAAGAATCTGTTGAATCTTGATGAGCTTCTCGATCCGACGATTGCTACTGTCAGTGCCTTACGTGGGTTGGAAAACTTCATCAACTTGGCAATGAAGTGCGTGGAGGATGAAAGCCGAGACCGGCCTTCGATGAGCGAGGTGGTGAAGGAAATCGAGAACATCATGCAGGTGGCGGACGTAAACTCCACTGCGGAGTATGGATCGACTTCTCCACCCTTTGCAGGTAAGATTGGGGGAGGACTTGCAGGGACTGGTGAAGATTTCGAGTACAGCAGCGATCCATTTTCTCCAAAAACAGAGTCCAAGTGA
- the LOC135676996 gene encoding F-box/kelch-repeat protein At2g44130-like has translation MRGREKRGRGIEGEECHKDLIPRLPDDIALDCLARVPLRFHPSLRLVCPRWRDLVTAPSFHRHRERIGVAEDLIFLVQAVVPVDKGSGSDEGEEKRKGGAAACRPPVYGLSAYNATLGSWHRVVTPEQVPLFAQVAAVGREVVLLGGWDRASLEPTAEVRVLDLATGGWRRGAAMKAARSFFACAAVEGRVYVAGGHDGQKNALRSAESYDPAVDAWSALPEMGEERDECRGVAAGGRFWAVSGYGTEGQGRFVGAAEWYDAEAGTWTREEGLGEAGGATCVWVSGGRMWSLEGGGGVGGVREYEGSGKGWREVAPLPGGMRPCAAAAAVSRAGERVFVVAAQAEAVAEAEVGGGGHRGWILEVGPQRWTRVVTPVGFTGFVFSAAAVRI, from the coding sequence ATGagaggaagagagaagagaggaagagggatAGAGGGAGAGGAGTGTCACAAGGATTTGATACCGCGTTTGCCGGATGACATAGCATTGGATTGCCTCGCCCGCGTCCCGCTCCGATTCCACCCGAGTCTCCGACTCGTCTGCCCCCGCTGGCGCGATCTGGTCACCGCCCCCTCCTTCCACCGCCACAGGGAACGCATCGGAGTGGCGGAGGATCTGATCTTCCTCGTCCAGGCCGTCGTCCCCGTCGACAAGGGCAGCGGTTCTGACGAgggggaggagaagaggaagggtggGGCCGCCGCTTGCCGGCCGCCGGTGTATGGGCTTAGCGCCTACAATGCGACGCTCGGGTCGTGGCACCGCGTGGTCACGCCAGAACAGGTGCCGCTCTTCGCGCAGGTCGCGGCGGTGGGTAGGGAGGTGGTCCTGCTGGGGGGCTGGGACCGAGCGAGCTTGGAACCGACGGCGGAGGTCCGGGTGCTGGACCTGGCGACGGGCGGGTGGCGTCGTGGGGCGGCGATGAAGGCGGCGAGGAGCTTCTTCGCGTGCGCGGCGGTGGAGGGGCGGGTGTACGTAGCGGGGGGCCACGACGGGCAGAAGAACGCACTGCGGTCGGCGGAGTCGTACGATCCGGCGGTGGACGCGTGGTCAGCGCTGCCGGAGATGGGGGAGGAGCGGGACGAGTGCCGGGGGGTGGCGGCGGGGGGGCGGTTCTGGGCGGTGAGTGGGTATGGGACGGAGGGGCAGGGCCGATTCGTGGGGGCGGCGGAGTGGTACGACGCGGAAGCGGGGACATGGACGAGGGAGGAGGGGctgggggaggcgggcggcgcgaCCTGCGTGTGGGTGTCTGGGGGCAGGATGTGGAGCCTGGAGGGCGGCGGTGGAGTCGGTGGGGTGAGGGAGTACGAGGGGAGCGGGAAGGGGTGGAGGGAGGTGGCCCCGCTGCCGGGAGGGATGAGGCCGTGCGCGGCGGCGGCCGCCGTGAGCCGTGCCGGAGAGAGGGTGTTCGTGGTGGCGGCGCAGGCAGAGGCGGTGGCCGAGGCCGAGGTCGGCGGTGGGGGCCATCGCGGTTGGATTCTGGAGGTGGGGCCGCAGCGGTGGACGCGCGTGGTGACGCCGGTTGGCTTCACGGGCTTCGTCTTCTCAGCCGCAGCGGTCCGGATCTAA
- the LOC103989352 gene encoding leucine-rich repeat receptor protein kinase HPCA1 isoform X1: MECGSCLHGVGLGCLVCLLILALGTLFTSADTLPNEASALVGVASNWQNIPSTWAGEDPCSSHWDGVKCSNSHIISITLSNLGISGILSEEIEGLPELVHLELSYNVDLNGPIPHSIGNLVKLQKLILVGCGFSGNIPPELGRLSSLSFLSLNSNHLRGPIPGALGNLSSVHWLDITDNMISGSIPVSDGTNLGLDMLTNCQHFFSHFSKNNLSGPIPPSLFHSEMKLLHVILDNNHLSGSIPTTIGLMRTLEDVRLDGNELSGNVPPNLNNLTRLVDLRLSNNQLTGPLPNLTGIDGLTYLDLSNNSFDESEVPSWFSTSQSLTTIILEYLSISGQIPTSLFVSQLQTVRLRNNRFNGTLDLSGQISSRLSLVDLQHNNIQKINTGNYLQELILVDNPYCEEGESGSKYCTIPQQSSDTTSTPNCRNSLCPLDQDMDSHCSCSCPYRGTIYFLLQYFSDINNSSHYFSLGTSLYHGCLEYQVPVSSVSALNPYMNNDHYLQIDLKFFPDRKVYFDESEVFLISSLFNNRNFTVPPEFGPYYFRGQQYIFQGTVPGSKLKKGPPVIGATVGVIVLLSAIICLLILHKKRKAKEAASRFQFSGLWNLSTSSSSIPQLTGSRIFSLEEIRKCTKNFSEENCIGSGAYGKVYRGVLADGQVVAVKRAQQGSAQGNQEFKTEIEMLSRVHHKNLVSLVGLCIDHNEKIVVYEYVPNGTLRESLSGKSGIRMDWKRRLRVAHGAASGLAYLHELANPPIIHRDIKSNNILLDHRLNAKVSDFGLSRTLFDDAKRHITTQVKGTVGYLDPEYYMTQQLTEKSDVYSFGVLLLELVTARKPIEEGQYVVRQVKDAIDKQKNLLNLDELLDPTIATVSALRGLENFINLAMKCVEDESRDRPSMSEVVKEIENIMQVADVNSTAEYGSTSPPFAGKIGGGLAGTGEDFEYSSDPFSPKTESK; the protein is encoded by the exons ATGGAGTGTGGTTCTTGTCTTCATGGTGTGGGACTGGGCTGTCTAGTTTGCTTACTGATCCTTGCGCTTGGGACTTTGTTCACTTCAGCAGATACACTTCCTAATGAAG CTTCTGCTCTGGTTGGTGTGGCTAGTAATTGGCAGAACATTCCAAGTACCTGGGCTGGTGAGGATCCTTGCAGCAGCCACTGGGATGGAGTCAAATGTTCAAATTCTCATATAATTTCAAT AACCTTATCAAACTTGGGCATAAGCGGGATTCTATCTGAAGAAATTGAGGGTCTGCCAGAGTTGGTTCATTT GGAACTGTCGTATAATGTAGATTTGAATGGACCAATCCCCCATTCCATTGGGAATTTGGTGAAACTGCAAAAATT AATCCTTGTTGGTTGCGGATTTAGTGGCAACATTCCACCAGAACTAGGGAGGCTATCGAGTCTATCGTTTTT ATCtctgaactccaaccatttacgtgGACCAATTCCCGGAGCTCTTGGTAATTTGTCATCAGTGCACTGGCTGGATATTACTGATAATATGATTTCCGGATCGATCCCTGTCTCTGATGGCACAAATCTTGGTTTGGATATGTTAACCAACTGCCAGCACTT TTTCAGCCATTTTAGCAAGAACAACCTCTCTGGGCCAATTCCACCCAGTCTCTTCCATTCAGAAATGAAACTGCTACATGT GATTTTAGATAACAATCATTTATCAGGAAGCATCCCAACAACAATAGGATTGATGAGAACTCTGGAAGATGT GCGGCTTGACGGGAATGAACTCAGTGGAAATGTGCCTCCAAACCTCAACAACCTTACAAGATTGGTAGACCT GCGCCTGTCAAATAACCAACTTACTGGTCCCTTGCCAAATCTAACTGGAATAGATGGACTAACATACTT GGACTTGAGTAACAACAGTTTTGACGAATCAGAAGTTCCATCCTGGTTTTCAACCTCTCAATCATTGACAACAAT AATCCTGGAGTACTTGTCTATTTCAGGGCAGATACCGACATCTCTATTTGTCTCACAATTGCAGACTGT GAGGCTTAGAAACAATCGCTTTAATGGCACTCTGGACCTCAGCGGCCAAATCAGCAGCCGGCTTTCACTTGTTGATTTGCAGCATAATAATATTCAGAAGATAAACACTGGAAATTACTTGCAAGAGCTAAT ACTTGTCGATAATCCATATTGTGAGGAAGGAGAATCAGGAAGCAAGTATTGCACAATTCCACAGCAATCCAGTGATACCACCTCAACACCCAACTGCAGAAACAGTTTATGTCCTCTAGATCAAGATATGGACTCCCATTGCAGTTGTTCATGTCCATATAGGGGAACTATATATTTTCTGCTCCAATATTTCTCTGACATTAATAATTCATCACACTACTTTTCTTTGGGAACTTCTTTATACCATGGATGTCTGGAATATCAAGTTCCTGTCAGCTCAGTTTCTGCCCTAAATCCTTACATGAACAATGACCACTATCTTCAGATTGATTTGAAGTTCTTTCCAGATAGAAAAGTTTATTTTGATGAATCTGAGGTTTTCCTTATCTCATCTTTGTTCAACAATCGGAACTTTACTGTTCCACCTGAATTCGGACCCTATTATTTCAGAGGCCAACAATATATATTTCAAG GAACAGTACCaggttcaaaattaaaaaagggTCCCCCTGTAATTGGTGCAACAGTTGGTGTAATTGTTCTTTTATCAGCAATAATATGTTTGCTCATTCTTCACAAGAAGAGAAAGGCTAAGGAGGCTGCTTCACGATTTCAATTTTCTG GATTGTGGAATCTCAGCACAAGTAGCAGTAGCATTCCACAGCTGACAGGGTCAAGAATTTTCTCACTTGAAGAGATAAGGAAATGCACCAAGAACTTCTCGGAAGAGAACTGTATCGGAAGTGGTGCTTATGGAAAG GTATACCGAGGAGTATTAGCTGATGGACAAGTTGTTGCCGTCAAAAGAGCTCAGCAGGGATCAGCACAAGGTAATCAGGAGTTCAAAACAGAGATTGAGATGCTGAGTAGGGTGCACCACAAAAACTTGGTCAGTCTTGTTGGTTTGTGCATCGACCACAATGAGAAAATAGTGGTGTATGAGTATGTTCCAAATGGCACTCTCAGGGAAAGTCTATCAG GTAAGTCTGGAATACGTATGGATTGGAAAAGGAGGCTTCGAGTTGCCCATGGTGCAGCCAGCGGTCTTGCCTATCTGCACGAGCTCGCAAACCCCCCCATCATTCACAGAGACATCAAGTCCAACAACATCCTTCTTGATCATCGTCTCAACGCAAAAGTCTCCGACTTTGGTCTCTCCAGAACATTGTTTGATGACGCTAAACGCCACATTACTACGCAAGTCAAAGGCACAGTG GGCTACTTGGATCCCGAATACTACATGACGCAGCAGTTGACGGAGAAGAGCGACGTCTACAGCTTCGGCGTTCTGCTGCTGGAGCTGGTGACTGCAAGAAAGCCAATAGAAGAAGGACAATACGTCGTGAGACAGGTGAAGGATGCTATAGACAAGCAGAAGAATCTGTTGAATCTTGATGAGCTTCTCGATCCGACGATTGCTACTGTCAGTGCCTTACGTGGGTTGGAAAACTTCATCAACTTGGCAATGAAGTGCGTGGAGGATGAAAGCCGAGACCGGCCTTCGATGAGCGAGGTGGTGAAGGAAATCGAGAACATCATGCAGGTGGCGGACGTAAACTCCACTGCGGAGTATGGATCGACTTCTCCACCCTTTGCAGGTAAGATTGGGGGAGGACTTGCAGGGACTGGTGAAGATTTCGAGTACAGCAGCGATCCATTTTCTCCAAAAACAGAGTCCAAGTGA
- the LOC135676995 gene encoding putative protease Do-like 14, with protein sequence MFRRLLSPNPRRSAATGLLAIAAFYGGSSDGPSHRTNVGVSISVPLRHLLSSTSEIFLRDFARPSLFSIGGRAPAASPFPDSDSNEEALGKNHADAPCSATSTETNFIAKAAALASPAVVNISVRKGGLMSSKSIGSGTIIDPDGTILTCAHCVEDLDRKKRVCNGKVGVTLQDGREFEGTVVNADFVSDIAVVKIQSKIPLPAAKLGMSSKLHPGDFVIALGCPHALKNTITSGIISCVDRKSSDLGLKGVQREYLQTDCAINKGNSGGPLVNLDGEVVGVNVMKFVAADGLGFAVPVDSVVKIVEQFMKNGKVAQPWIGLKMLDLNELKIAQCKDKDASCPDVRTDIVPVVFKVTPASPADRAGFRPGDTVIQFDGKPVREIKEIVDSMRDQVGKPLKVLVKRANNKLVTLTVVPEMADMDRCNAA encoded by the exons ATGTTCCGTCGCCTCCTCTCGCCGAACCCCCGCCGCAGTGCGGCCACCGGCCTCCTCGCCATCGCTGCCTTTTACGGCGGCTCTTCGGACGGCCCCTCCCATCGCACCA ATGTAGGCGTTTCGATCTCTGTTCCTCTGCGGCATCTTCTGTCGTCGACATCGGAGATCTTCTTGCGAGACTTCGCTCGGCCATCTCTGTTCTCGATCGGAG GGCGAGCTCCCGCCGCGAGCCCCTTCCCTGATTCGGATTCAAATGAGGAAGCTTTGGGGAAGAATCACGCTGATGCGCCATGCTCCGCTACATCCACGGAAACGAACTTCATTGCTAAAGCGGCTGCATTAGCTAGCCCTGCCGTGGTGAACATATCCGTCCGTAAAG GTGGTCTGATGTCTTCAAAGAGTATTGGGTCTGGTACTATAATTGATCCTGATGGGACGATCTTGACGTGTGCACATTGTGTGGAGGACCTTGATCGCAAGAAAAGGGTCTGCAATGGCAAA GTTGGTGTTACTTTACAAGATGGTCGTGAATTTGAGGGCACTGTCGTGAATGCTGATTTTGTTTCAGACATTGCTGTTGTGAAGATACAATCAAAAATTCCACTACCAGCAGCAAAACTTGGAATGTCATCAAAGCTTCATCCAGGCGACTTTGTTATTGCTTTAGGTTGCCCACATGCTCTGAAAAATACCATTACATCTGGCATTATAAG CTGTGTTGATCGTAAAAGCAGTGATTTGGGTCTTAAAGGAGTTCAAAGGGAATATTTGCAAACAGATTGTGCAATTAATAAG GGAAATTCTGGAGGACCCCTTGTGAATCTTGATGGAGAGGTTGTGGGTGTTAATGTCATGAAATTTGTTGCAGCTGATGGATTGGGTTTTGCAGTGCCAGTTGACTCAGTTGTCAAAATAGTGGAGCAATTCATGAAGAATGG AAAAGTAGCTCAACCATGGATTGGACTGAAGATGCTCGATCTTAATGAATTGAAAATTGCACAGTGTAAGGACAAAGATGCTTCGTGTCCCGATGTAAGGACAGATATTGTGCCAGTG GTTTTCAAGGTAACTCCCGCATCCCCTGCTGACCGTGCAGGATTTCGACCAGGTGATACAGTCATCCAATTTGATGGCAAACCAGTTCGAGAAATTAAAGAG ATTGTAGATTCGATGAGGGATCAAGTTGGGAAGCCCTTGAAAGTGCTTGTAAAGAGAGCAAACAACAAATTAGTCACATTGACCGTAGTGCCAGAGATGGCAGACATGGATAGGTGCAATGCTGCATGA